AAACACGCTTTTATCGATAGTGATCGGAGCTAACGCGGGCGTAATAATGCTTCCATCTAGGTTTTTGGCGACGATATCTAAATCGATCAGCAGCGATTCGTCCTCCGGTACTGCGGCGAGTGGCAATAGCCATTTACCGTTTTGTTCCTTAACGATTCGCGATTCCGGTTCGCGATTGGCTTGATGTACGGTGGCCGTGATGGTGATAGAAGATACATCCAAAAGCGCGATGTCTGGGGTGAATTCAAGGGTGACGGTGCGGTTGCCGTTGTCGATTAGCTTCTCTACGGTTATCGGTGCCGGTATGACTTCAAAATCTCTGGTAATTTCGCGTTTAAAAGTTTGTCCGTCGGCTATTATCACTAATGAATGTTTCCCTAGGCTCAAGTTCTCAAGCGTATGAGAAAAAAAACCCGGTTTGGTTTTGTTGGCGTCTACGTTAATCGGGGGCTGCTGATCCAAAGATAGGCTGATCGTGACTAACGCCAAAAAATCGGATCGAGTGATTAAAGCATCGCGCTCGGTAAAATGAAGTGTTAACGGTAAGGATTGTTTTTCTTCTATAAAGTTGGCGAATTCATTTAATTGCATCTTCAGGTCGGTGAGAATCATGACTTGATTATCGGGATCGACAACTGCTTCTATATGCCATTCTCCGGGAGTCGGCTGTGTCACCGTAATCAGGTCATAATTGTTCGTACCTAACCAGGATACCGATTCGGAAACAGTATTTTTAGTCAGCTTTACTTGGTCCGGGCCGACTATTTCAGTAGGTGTGCTATTAGACTGTTTGAATATCACCAAGGAAAATTCGTGAATACTGTTGTCTACGATAAAGACATTATTTTCCAGGGGCAATGCGTTTTTAGGCGCGACTTTTTGTACCGTTCTTAAAAAAAGGCGCTGTAATTGATCAGCCGATTCGGCGGTTTCCGACCAACCTCCGGATTGAAAAGCCAGTTTATCTAATAATTCTTTGTCGACCTGATCGGATAACGCAATGGTTTGAACTTTGATTTTTTGTAACTGTAACTTGGGAATCCAATCGCTTAAAATTCGTTCCCGCGAATCCGCGCTGACCATGATGTCTTTGGAAATATCCACCATGCCGTCGGTAAGGATAATTAGATTTTTGTTACCATTACCGGAAAAGCCCTTTTCAAGCGAAGTTTGAATAGCGTCTTCGATGTGTGTATAGATGCCGTGCGAATGGATTTCTTTACTGGCTTTCAGCGCTTCTTGCCGCCAATTATTATCCACGGCATCCGTGTGGCTAAGTAAGGATGTCTTTTCCGCAAATAACCATAAAGACACATTGGATTTATCCGGCAGTAAATTAATTAATAATTGCGTAGCCGACACGCGTAGGTTTTCCGGATCGTTTTGTTTCATGCTGCCGGAAACATCGATCAAGACCTGAATTTCGTCAGGCGCAGACGAATACGACTCAGCTGCTAGCCTGCAGGCAAATAACTGCAGACAAAAGAATGCGATGAGAGGCAATTTCATGGCAAGGGTGTGAAGTAGTAAAGTTTTTAACTATAGTCTAACAGTCTGACAATGTTACTATGATATCCATACAAACTTGATTTAGGCTACGTTCTATACACTAGAGTGAGCTATTTGCTTGACGGTACAGCTAAAAGCAAGTGTGAGACGAAAAACGCTGTCATAACTTAGCATGTCTCAGCTATATTAATGAATAGAGATATAGATAACAAATCTTTTAAACGGTAATAGGCTGTTTAACTGAAGAATATTTGAAACCTACCGCTATTAATTTTCCTGAAATTATGAAATATCCATTGCTATTGAGGTTTTTGCAATATATTGCTACGCTTGCCAGCGGAGTTGGAAAACGAAAAAAACTATTTATATTAATATATCATCGTGTGTTGGATGCGCCAGATTATATGCGTCCGCAGGAGGTTGATATAGAGAGCTTTGATTGGCAAATGGCGCTTTTGTCTAAATACTTCAACGTGTTAACGCTCGAAGATGGATTGCAACGTTTGCAAAATGATAGCTTACCTGCGCGTGCAGTCTGTATAACTTTTGACGATGGTTATGCTGATAATTTCACCAATGCCTTACCGATTTTACAGCGGTATAAATTGAATGCGACTTTCTTCATTGCTAGTGGATTTCTGGATGGCGGTCGAATGTGGAATGATACCATTATTGAGGCTGTGCGAAATATGCAAGATTCAATATTGGATTTATCCGAATTAGGGCTTGGTAAATTTGATGTGTCAGATAAATCGAGCAAAAACCAATCGGTAAGGGAGGTAATACAGAAGATTAAACACCTGCCCTTTGATCAAAGAAAAAATTATGTCGAATACATAGCCTCCGTTTCACAAAATCTGCCGGAAGATTTGATGATGACCAGCGAGCAAGTAAAAAAATTAGACCAAAGTGGTATGACAATAGGTGGGCATACCGTAAATCATCCCATTCTATCCAGTATCGATCTTAATATGGCTGAATCTGAGGTGTTGGAAAATAAAAAACATTTAGAACAATTAATTAATAAGAACGTTAAGTTTTTTGCTTATCCAAACGGCAAGCCAGAAATAGATTACCGTGAAAATCATGCTCAAATAGTTAAGCAAAACGGCTATTTGGGGGCGGTTTCCACTCAGTGGGGGGTTGCGTCAAAGGTTAGTGATCCTTGGCAACTTCCAAGGTTTATACCCTGGGACAAAGTGCCGCACAAATTTATGCTGCGTATGTGTCGTTTGTACTGCGCTTAAACAAAGCGAAAAAGAATATTAAACTGCATTTATTTTTGTTTGGAGTGCTGAATGGATAGCTTTAATCGTGGTCAATTATTATTGGTAGGTTTGCCTAGGTCTGGAACAACATGGATAGCGAAATTAATTGATAGTAATCCGGATATTGTGTATAGACATGAACCCGATACTGAATTTAGAATGAATGTTCCCGTAATTATAAATTCCGATGACACGGGGTGCGAGCAACTGATATCAGAATATTGTGGCAATATATTTAATAGAAAGGGAGTGAGGGTTTGCGGCAAGCAGCCGTTTTTTAAAAAAGCATACTTTAATTTATTCACTGAACAGCTTTTTAGAATAAGTGTTTTGGTTGCAAAGTTAAGTAGTAGGGTTGGTATTTCTTCTAAAATCATTGAAGTAATTAATTCTAAAAACAAAAAGGCCAAACTGTTCTGGAAGTCTATTGAGTCCGCCGGAAGGGTTGGAGCTATCTTAAAGGCTGTGCCCGATATTAAGGTAATCTATGTGGTTAGAAGTCCGTACGGTCAGATCGCGTCGGTTATTGACGGAGAGGCTAGGCAAAAATTTACCGATACCGGATCATCGGCAGACGATTACGGCTTTTTTGAATACTTGCTAACAACCAAATTGGCACGAGATAGAGGTCTCACCATGGAGCACGTTGTAAGTATGACAAAGCTCCAAAGATTAGCGCTTAGATGGTTGCTCCATAACGAGCACGCACTGACTGAAATTGATAAATCTCCGCATGGAGCGATAATAATTAGATACGAAGATGTATGTGTAAACCCTGAAAAAGAAGCAAAAGATATTTTTGTATTCCTTGGTCTCCAGTGGTATCCGCAAACCAAAGAGTTTTTGTCAAATAAAACAGACGAAGATAAGTACTATTCTGTATTCAAGTCTCCTATAAATAGTATGGAAAAATGGAAGGAAAAATTGACGGCAGAAGATGTCGAGGTGATTGATCAGGTAATCAAGGGCACTAAATCCGCTTCTCTATACGGCGTTGTTTAAATGCGCGATATATTAATAACGTTAATAGTATTTGTTGGTTGTATTTATACCTTAAAAAGGCCTTATATAGGTGTTTTACTATGGTCTTGGTTGGGTTATATGAACCCTCATCGACTAGCTTATGGTTTTGCGTATGGTATGCCATTTTCACAAGTAACGGCTTTGGTATTGCTGGTATCAATGATATTCTCGAAAGAAACAAAAAGGTTTCCAATAAATGCTATTACTATTATATGGATTGTGTTTGTTTTATATATGGGGGTGACTACTTTATTTGCGTATTTTCCGGAAGATGCATTAAAGTATTATACGCGAGTTATAAAAATTCAATTAATTGTTTTTATAACCATGATGCTGATCACGGATATGACGAAGCTTAATTCTTTGCTTTGGGTTATAGTTGTTTCTATAGGTTATTATTCTCTTAAAGGTGGTGTTTTTACATTATTGACAGGTGGTGGGAATCGTGTATGGGGGCCTGAAAATAGTTTTATAGAAGGTAATAATGAATTGGCAGTTGCATCGTTAATGATAATTCCTCTGATGGCGTATTTGTATCACATTAGCGATGGTATTTGGATAAAGAAAGGTCTTATTGCTGGTATCGCTTTGAGTTTTGTTGGCGCGCTAGGTTCGCAATCCCGCGGAGCGCTCTTAGCTTTTGCGGCAGTGGTTATTTTCTTTTGGGCAAAAAGTGATAGGAAAATCATTATTGGCTTGGGCATGACGATACTTAGCATGGGTATATTAGCTTTTATGCCGGAATCTTGGTATCAGCGTATGGATACTATACAGACTTATGAAGAAGACTCTTCGGCCATGGGGCGTCTGAACGCGTGGGAGTATGCCTATAATGCTGCTAACCATAATTTTTTCGGAGTAGGGTTCGACTCATGGAGTCCGATTACCTTCGCCCTTTATGCGCCGAATCCGCTGGATGTGCATGCAGCGCATAGCATTTATTTCAGTGTGTTAGCCGACCACGGCTGGTTGGGCTTGTTGATGTTTTTATCGATTTTTTATTTGAGTTGGCGAAAACTGAAGGTTCTAGTTAATAAGACAGTGGGCGATCCTGCTTTTCTAGACATGAATTTATTGGCTAGAATGTTGCAAGTTACTTTAATTGCTTATCTTGTGGGCGGGGCTTTTTTAAGTTTGTCTTATTATGATTTGCCATGGCATATTCTTAGCTTTGTGATTGTTTTAGAGTTAATTTATCAGGGTAAATCGACTGCAGTCAGAACTCTTTGAATAGAGTTCGCGTATATTATAGACTAGCGATTTTAGTAGATAGATATTAATGAGTAAAGTATGCATATGACTATTTATAAACAGAATTTAAAATACGTTGTATAAATGAGTATTAGAAAGTCCATTCTGATAACCTTCTGCGAAAAATACCTAACACTGGCCATTAGCTTTGTCGGTATTATGTTGATCTCCAGATTATTAACGCCAAAGGAAATTGGCATATATTCAGTTGCCTCTGCGGTGACTGGCATTGCACAAATGTTGAGAGATTTCGGCGTTGGAAATTATTTGATACAAGAGCGGGAGTTAACCAAAGATCGAATACGTGCGGCTTTGAGTGTTACTTGCGTGACAAGTTGGTCTGCTGGGGCTCTGCTATATTTCGCTCGGTCATGGGTTGCCGAGTTCTATCGCGAACCAGGCTTGGAAGATTTGATTGCTATTCAATGTCTCAATTTTTTGTTGCTGCCTTTTAGCGCTCCTGTTTTAGCGCTAATGCGCCGTGACTTACAGTTTGGCGTTTTGCTTAGAATCAATCTGTTGAGTTGCATTACTCAGTTTGTGGTGTCCGTTAGTTTAGCGATCTCTGGTTATGGCTACTTGAGTATGGCGTGGGCTTCTGTAGCTAATTTAGTTTGCACAGTTTTACTAGTAAGCGCTAATAGACCCAGGCAAGCATGGTTGTTACCCGGATTTAAGGAGTGGAGACGGATTGCTAATTTTGGTGTGCAGTCCAGTGCTGCAGCTATAATTACCGAAATTGCTATGAGCATGAATGACCTAGTCTTGGGGCGTTTTTTAGGTTTTCAAGCAGTGGCTTTGTATAGCCGCGCCCAAGGTCTAATATATTTATTTCACCGGGATATGATGGATGCAGTGCGTAAGGTGGCTTTTCCGGCCTTTGCTCAAGCAGTGAGGGAGGACAAAGATTTACTCAAAGCGTATCTGCTCTCTGTCAATTACGTAACTGTATTTGCTTGGCCTTTTTATGCATTCTTAGGCTTATATACTCAGGAGATTATCAGATTGATGTTTGGTGATCAATGGGATGCAGCTGCACCTTTAGTAAAGATTCTGGTGTTTGCTGGGGCGGTTGGAGCTTTATGGAATTTGGCAACTAATGCCGTAGTTGCATTGGGAAAAATTAACAGCATTTTACGAAGTGAGTTAATCGTACAATCGATGCGTTTAGTAATGGTATTGTTCGCGGCGTCAGTTAGTGTGGAATTGACATGTTACGCTTTAGTAGTTACTTACATTTTGAATTTGTTGGTAACATTAAGATACTTAAGAGATAGTATTGGATTGACACTGAGTGGCTTGATTATAAGCAATATAAATAGTTTTTTAATTGCCTTGTTAAGTATGATTCTTCCCGTTTTGAGTTTTTATTATTTGCCAGATGTATTTAATTTATTTCAACAGATGGCTATTAACAGCACTCTTTTGTTGTTAGGTTGGTTGCTGGCTATTCTAGTTGTGCCACACCCTATTCGGCAAGAGATTAATAATATTTTATCAAAATTACCCATATAAAAAATATACTATGACAATCATCGAGTTTATAATTGCATTTTCTTTATTCATAATCATAGGCATTTTGGCTTATGTTTTTCACAAGGTAAAGCGCGTTCATTTGATGCAATTTGAATTGCTGAGGCAATATCAAAAGCTTCCGGATACATTAAACTTAACTTATCATCAGATTCAGGCGTTTAATATATTGGATCGCCGATTAAATTTAACCTATGCCTTGCCGCCACTAAGAGGTTGGGCTGCTTCCCCGGACTTTTTATTATTGCTAGCGGAACATGTGCATCAGCAACAGCCCGAAGTGATTGTTGAATGTAGTTCGGGCGCATCTTCTGTAGTACTAGCGCAATGTGCCAAACAGAATGGCAAAGGGCATGTCTACAGTCTCGAACATGATGCGCACTATGCGGAAAAAACCCGTCAGGAATTGTTTAAACAAGGCTTGCAGGATTGGGCGACTATCATCGATGCGCCGCTGCAGGAATACAGTTTTGCCGAACAAAATTATCGTTGGTACAAACAAAGCCCTGAAATTCAAGCCTTACAAATCGACATGCTGGTAATCGATGGTCCACCAGCTGGTCTTAATAGCTGTGCCAGGTTTCCTGCTGGGCCTTTATTGCTTCCTATGCTTCGTGAAGAAGCTGTAGTATTCCTTGATGATGCGGATAGGGGGGATGAACAGATAATTATCGAAAGATGGTTGAAAGAATTTCCCTATTTTCAAAGAGCAAGTCATAACTGTGAAAAGGGGGCTGTGAGTTTAAGAAAAACTAAAACTTCAATTTAATCTAGGATGCCTTTTTTGGGAGTAAGGCTATTGATGGTTGTGATTTTTGAATCCTGCAGAGGGCTTTTTAACCCTTAAACGCTGTTAGAGCTCGATCAGATTAAAAATTATTCATGAACAGAGTAACTTCAATATATCTAGACTTAATTCGTTTTTCCGCTGCTTTTATTGTGTTTCTCTTCCACGCAAAAGATAAGAAATTTACAAGCGGTTGGCTAAACAGCATGGTAGGTTATGGCGGCGATGCAGTAATGGTTTTCTTTGTATTGTCGGGATTCGTCATTGCCTATTGTGTCGATAGTAAGGAGAATACATTGCGTGATTACCTTATCAGTCGTTTTGCTAGGCTTTATTCTGTCGTTTTACCGGCACTTTGCTTGACCATTGTTTTTGGGTTGATTGGTTCTACCCTAGACTTCAGCATATACCCACGAGATTGGCTTAGGAGCTATTTTCTAAAGTTCTTTACCAATCTTTTTTTTCTGAATCAAATTTGGTTTTTTAATATTACCCCATTTGCCAATGGGCCATTTTGGTCTCTTGGTTATGAGTTTTGGTATTATATGCTATTTGCATTTCATACTTTTTTAACTGGAAAATTTAAACTGTTGTTGATTTTCGGAACAATATTGTTGATTGGTATTAAAATACTGCTGCTTTTCCCCGTATGGATTTTTGGTGTCATTTCATATAACGTATGCAAGAAAAATACTTTGTCTTTAAAATTTGGGCTGTGTCTTTTTTTTGGCTCAGTTGTTGTTTATATGTTATACAAATATCATCAAATTCCCGATCGTATTAACTGGCATATGCATGATTTTATGGGGTGCAGGCTTTCTGATAGCCTAAACCAATCGAATAATTTTGTTACTAGTTATATTGTAGGATTACTGGTTTCTATAAATTTTATCGGCTTTAGTGTCATAAGTAAATCTGTCAATAATATTTTTCTGCGAATAGAAAAACCTGTTAGATTTTGCGCAAGCTATACTTTTACACTTTATCTCCTTCATGAACCATTACTGAACTTTTATGCTGCGTTAATAAATAACTCCCCTGCCGATGCGCTTGATCAGCTTTTACTAATCGTGCTTGTTTTACTATCCGTTTGTCTTATTGGCAATCGGACGGAACATAAAAAGCATCAATATAAAAAGTTATTTAACTTTGTATACAATTCATTATGGAAAAAAGCATGAATAATAAAAAGGTTACCGTAATTATTCCTACATTTAATAGGTGTAATTACATCATAGAAAGCTTGGAAAGCATTTTTAATCAAACGATTAAACCTTATGAAATTATTATTGTTAACGATGGATCTACTGATAACACCGAAAGTATCCTTCGACCTTATCTTGGTCGAATAATATATATTTCAAAAGAAAATGGCGGCAAGTCTACGGCTCTCAATGAGGCGTTAAAATATGCTACTGGCGACTTTATCTGGATATTTGACGACGACGACATAGCATTACCTGATGCACTGGAAAGACATTTGATCGTTTTCAAAGAAAACCCCGACATTGGATTTACATACAGCCCCCTTTACGAAACAAGTCTTAATAATGGCGTACTTAAGCCCTTGTATGAAACCAACATCCCCAAGGATTTACAAAAACAATTATTTATTAGTCTTTTCGATCATTGCTTTGTAGCTCATCCTGCTATTTTAGTAAAAACTGACTGCTATAAAAAAGTTGGCCCATTCAATACAGAATTTATTCGCTCACAAGATTATGAAATGTTGCTTAGATTGGCTTACAACTTTAAAGGAAAAGCCGTTGATAACGCGACTTTCTTGCGGAGACAGCATGAAGGGGATAGAGGTAGCAAGGACGAATTACATAAATCCATCGAAGTCCAAAAAAAATGGGTAGCTTACGATCAGATATTTTCTCGCCATTACTATGAGAGTCTTGAACTTAACGAATATTTACCTGGAAAAAACCATCTCGACGAATTGACGCCTGACGATATAAGACAGGCATTACTCAAAAGAGCTTCCATTATGGCAAGAAAAGGTCTTTGGGAATTGTTTATTTCTGACTTATCGCTGCTCTTTTCTAATAACAGCAGCGAAAATGACTTAACTTTTGAAGAACGTGAAATATGCCAAAAAACCATGGCGTACAACAACATCTACGCGTACTTACCTTTCATAGCCACGATAGATTTACCGTTAAAACTTTCAAACATATTACAAGGACGACTTGGGAATAATTTAAGGCTAGAATATTCAAAAGGATTATTTTATCAACTACTAAGGGAATTTAAAGATAGGGAATACAAAATATCATGGCTTATACTAAAAGTCATTAGAATTGTATTAGGCATAAGTGGCATTGTTTATTATTTTCAATCGTTTAACAAAAAATGACTGTCCCAGCGATATCCCTAATCATACCTTGTTACAATAGCGGAAAATATTTACCTTCTTGCATTGAATCTATTTTAAGTCAACGGGGAGATTTCAATATTAAAGAGATTATCATAGTTGATGACGCCAGTACCGATGATTTGACACTAAGATCTCTAGTCAACTTACAGCTGTCGAATTTGATTAATGTTATTACTAACAAAGGCCTAAAAGGAGCGGCAGGCGCCAGAAACACCGGTCTAAGAATAGCACAGTCGGAGTGGATTATTTTTTTGGATGCCGACGACGTTTTAACAGAAGATAGCATTCAAAATAGAATCGAGGCCCTTCAAGAGTACCCTAATTGTGGATGGATAGGTGGTGATTTTGTTTTGTGGAATGAGGACGGAAGCCTGGAGAGCTCTTGTTTTTTTAAATCCAGAGATAAGACCTTTGATGCTTTAAAGTCCGCATTTACGGAAAATCGCCTCGTTTGTTATCCTCGGCCTATCCATCAATTTATTTCTGTCTGTTTAACTCAAGTTGGTGTCAGTCTTATTAAAAGAGATTTAATCATTGCACTAGGCGGCTTTAGGGAGCATTTGCGGCAAGCCGAGGATTATCAATTTTGGATTCGTTTGGCGGCGATTAGCGATTTTGTGTTCACTCCTAAACCATTAATGCTTTATCGTCAACATGGGGCAAATACCACAGCACAAGATATACCGCCGCGTTATTGGACTATTCAAGCCTTTGAAGAATTGCGTGCAGATGAAAGTTTTGTTGAATACACACATCTAATCGATGACAGATTAG
This sequence is a window from Methylomonas methanica MC09. Protein-coding genes within it:
- a CDS encoding lipopolysaccharide biosynthesis protein, which encodes MSIRKSILITFCEKYLTLAISFVGIMLISRLLTPKEIGIYSVASAVTGIAQMLRDFGVGNYLIQERELTKDRIRAALSVTCVTSWSAGALLYFARSWVAEFYREPGLEDLIAIQCLNFLLLPFSAPVLALMRRDLQFGVLLRINLLSCITQFVVSVSLAISGYGYLSMAWASVANLVCTVLLVSANRPRQAWLLPGFKEWRRIANFGVQSSAAAIITEIAMSMNDLVLGRFLGFQAVALYSRAQGLIYLFHRDMMDAVRKVAFPAFAQAVREDKDLLKAYLLSVNYVTVFAWPFYAFLGLYTQEIIRLMFGDQWDAAAPLVKILVFAGAVGALWNLATNAVVALGKINSILRSELIVQSMRLVMVLFAASVSVELTCYALVVTYILNLLVTLRYLRDSIGLTLSGLIISNINSFLIALLSMILPVLSFYYLPDVFNLFQQMAINSTLLLLGWLLAILVVPHPIRQEINNILSKLPI
- a CDS encoding glycosyltransferase, with the protein product MNNKKVTVIIPTFNRCNYIIESLESIFNQTIKPYEIIIVNDGSTDNTESILRPYLGRIIYISKENGGKSTALNEALKYATGDFIWIFDDDDIALPDALERHLIVFKENPDIGFTYSPLYETSLNNGVLKPLYETNIPKDLQKQLFISLFDHCFVAHPAILVKTDCYKKVGPFNTEFIRSQDYEMLLRLAYNFKGKAVDNATFLRRQHEGDRGSKDELHKSIEVQKKWVAYDQIFSRHYYESLELNEYLPGKNHLDELTPDDIRQALLKRASIMARKGLWELFISDLSLLFSNNSSENDLTFEEREICQKTMAYNNIYAYLPFIATIDLPLKLSNILQGRLGNNLRLEYSKGLFYQLLREFKDREYKISWLILKVIRIVLGISGIVYYFQSFNKK
- a CDS encoding VWA domain-containing protein; this encodes MKLPLIAFFCLQLFACRLAAESYSSAPDEIQVLIDVSGSMKQNDPENLRVSATQLLINLLPDKSNVSLWLFAEKTSLLSHTDAVDNNWRQEALKASKEIHSHGIYTHIEDAIQTSLEKGFSGNGNKNLIILTDGMVDISKDIMVSADSRERILSDWIPKLQLQKIKVQTIALSDQVDKELLDKLAFQSGGWSETAESADQLQRLFLRTVQKVAPKNALPLENNVFIVDNSIHEFSLVIFKQSNSTPTEIVGPDQVKLTKNTVSESVSWLGTNNYDLITVTQPTPGEWHIEAVVDPDNQVMILTDLKMQLNEFANFIEEKQSLPLTLHFTERDALITRSDFLALVTISLSLDQQPPINVDANKTKPGFFSHTLENLSLGKHSLVIIADGQTFKREITRDFEVIPAPITVEKLIDNGNRTVTLEFTPDIALLDVSSITITATVHQANREPESRIVKEQNGKWLLPLAAVPEDESLLIDLDIVAKNLDGSIITPALAPITIDKSVFTSPTDADLAEQTAPSPAETDHNTETPISTDQTSDSSSQNTNALGITIGFVLAINLLFCGIGFFVYKMLKKAIAKQQQQLLEKLA
- a CDS encoding acyltransferase family protein, with the protein product MNRVTSIYLDLIRFSAAFIVFLFHAKDKKFTSGWLNSMVGYGGDAVMVFFVLSGFVIAYCVDSKENTLRDYLISRFARLYSVVLPALCLTIVFGLIGSTLDFSIYPRDWLRSYFLKFFTNLFFLNQIWFFNITPFANGPFWSLGYEFWYYMLFAFHTFLTGKFKLLLIFGTILLIGIKILLLFPVWIFGVISYNVCKKNTLSLKFGLCLFFGSVVVYMLYKYHQIPDRINWHMHDFMGCRLSDSLNQSNNFVTSYIVGLLVSINFIGFSVISKSVNNIFLRIEKPVRFCASYTFTLYLLHEPLLNFYAALINNSPADALDQLLLIVLVLLSVCLIGNRTEHKKHQYKKLFNFVYNSLWKKA
- a CDS encoding putative O-glycosylation ligase, exosortase A system-associated, with amino-acid sequence MRDILITLIVFVGCIYTLKRPYIGVLLWSWLGYMNPHRLAYGFAYGMPFSQVTALVLLVSMIFSKETKRFPINAITIIWIVFVLYMGVTTLFAYFPEDALKYYTRVIKIQLIVFITMMLITDMTKLNSLLWVIVVSIGYYSLKGGVFTLLTGGGNRVWGPENSFIEGNNELAVASLMIIPLMAYLYHISDGIWIKKGLIAGIALSFVGALGSQSRGALLAFAAVVIFFWAKSDRKIIIGLGMTILSMGILAFMPESWYQRMDTIQTYEEDSSAMGRLNAWEYAYNAANHNFFGVGFDSWSPITFALYAPNPLDVHAAHSIYFSVLADHGWLGLLMFLSIFYLSWRKLKVLVNKTVGDPAFLDMNLLARMLQVTLIAYLVGGAFLSLSYYDLPWHILSFVIVLELIYQGKSTAVRTL
- a CDS encoding sulfotransferase; this encodes MDSFNRGQLLLVGLPRSGTTWIAKLIDSNPDIVYRHEPDTEFRMNVPVIINSDDTGCEQLISEYCGNIFNRKGVRVCGKQPFFKKAYFNLFTEQLFRISVLVAKLSSRVGISSKIIEVINSKNKKAKLFWKSIESAGRVGAILKAVPDIKVIYVVRSPYGQIASVIDGEARQKFTDTGSSADDYGFFEYLLTTKLARDRGLTMEHVVSMTKLQRLALRWLLHNEHALTEIDKSPHGAIIIRYEDVCVNPEKEAKDIFVFLGLQWYPQTKEFLSNKTDEDKYYSVFKSPINSMEKWKEKLTAEDVEVIDQVIKGTKSASLYGVV
- a CDS encoding polysaccharide deacetylase family protein, translated to MKPTAINFPEIMKYPLLLRFLQYIATLASGVGKRKKLFILIYHRVLDAPDYMRPQEVDIESFDWQMALLSKYFNVLTLEDGLQRLQNDSLPARAVCITFDDGYADNFTNALPILQRYKLNATFFIASGFLDGGRMWNDTIIEAVRNMQDSILDLSELGLGKFDVSDKSSKNQSVREVIQKIKHLPFDQRKNYVEYIASVSQNLPEDLMMTSEQVKKLDQSGMTIGGHTVNHPILSSIDLNMAESEVLENKKHLEQLINKNVKFFAYPNGKPEIDYRENHAQIVKQNGYLGAVSTQWGVASKVSDPWQLPRFIPWDKVPHKFMLRMCRLYCA
- a CDS encoding class I SAM-dependent methyltransferase, with product MTIIEFIIAFSLFIIIGILAYVFHKVKRVHLMQFELLRQYQKLPDTLNLTYHQIQAFNILDRRLNLTYALPPLRGWAASPDFLLLLAEHVHQQQPEVIVECSSGASSVVLAQCAKQNGKGHVYSLEHDAHYAEKTRQELFKQGLQDWATIIDAPLQEYSFAEQNYRWYKQSPEIQALQIDMLVIDGPPAGLNSCARFPAGPLLLPMLREEAVVFLDDADRGDEQIIIERWLKEFPYFQRASHNCEKGAVSLRKTKTSI
- a CDS encoding glycosyltransferase is translated as MTVPAISLIIPCYNSGKYLPSCIESILSQRGDFNIKEIIIVDDASTDDLTLRSLVNLQLSNLINVITNKGLKGAAGARNTGLRIAQSEWIIFLDADDVLTEDSIQNRIEALQEYPNCGWIGGDFVLWNEDGSLESSCFFKSRDKTFDALKSAFTENRLVCYPRPIHQFISVCLTQVGVSLIKRDLIIALGGFREHLRQAEDYQFWIRLAAISDFVFTPKPLMLYRQHGANTTAQDIPPRYWTIQAFEELRADESFVEYTHLIDDRLAEFNIENALYFRRKRNRQSALKSFYAAFRLRPNIGVLRSMLITALTG